A window of the Arachis duranensis cultivar V14167 chromosome 5, aradu.V14167.gnm2.J7QH, whole genome shotgun sequence genome harbors these coding sequences:
- the LOC107487695 gene encoding lysine-rich arabinogalactan protein 18 encodes MDRKGVLSLALICIVVAGVGGQSPAAAPTTTPATPAATTPAASPAQAQAPSSKPKSPAPVASPKSSPPASSPKAAATPVSTPAATPSKSVTPAPVAKAPASTPPAAAPVSTPPAPVSSPPAPVPPVSSPPAKSPPTPAPTSTPPASSPPAPVVAPSAEVPSVAPAPTKSKKKTKKGKKHGAPAPSPDLLGPPAPPMGAPDASSPGPSTSANDESGAESIRCLKKVLGCLALGWASLVLIF; translated from the exons atggatCGCAAAGGTGTTCTCTCCCTCGCATTGATCTGCATTGTCGTCGCCGGCGTCGGAGGTCAATCCCCGGCGGCAGCCCCGACTACAACCCCGGCAACTCCTGCTGCTACTACTCCAGCAGCATCTCCAGCTCAAGCACAAGCTCCTTCTTCAAAGCCAAAATCACCGGCGCCGGTTGCTTCTCCCAAGTCATCTCCGCCAGCTTCGTCTCCGAAGGCCGCCGCAACACCGGTGTCAACTCCAGCTGCAACTCCGTCAAAGTCAGTTACTCCAGCTCCGGTGGCCAAGGCTCCAGCATCGACACCACCTGCGGCTGCTCCAGTGAGCACTCCACCGGCACCAGTGAGTTCTCCACCAGCTCCGGTTCCTCCCGTTAGCTCGCCGCCGGCGAAGTCTCCACCTACACCCGCACCGACAAGCACTCCTCCTGCAAGTTCTCCACCAGCACCTGTGGTAGCACCAAGCGCTGAGGTCCCTTCTGTTGCTCCTGCTCCCACGAAGTCAAAGAAGAAGACTAAGAAGGGTAAGAAGCACGGTGCACCTGCACCCTCACCGGATTTGCTTGGCCCTCCAGCACCGCCGATGGGAGCTCCTGATGCTTCGTCCCCTGGTCCTTCTACTTCTGCCAATGACGAG AGTGGAGCTGAATCCATCAGATGCTTGAAGAAGGTGTTGGGATGCTTAGCTTTGGGCTGGGCTTCCCTTGTTTTGATCTTCTAA
- the LOC107487696 gene encoding aspartic proteinase 36: protein MARAWTLFTLILWVAELVLWGDGSDVLLLQTAEKGSPPAMILPLHLSAPNSSNFNFNHHRQLRGSHPNARMRLHDDLLRNGYYTTRLWIGTPPQRFALIVDTGSTVTYVPCSTCQHCGTHQDPSFQPDLSKTYHPVKCTSRCNCDNKKNQCTYERRYAEMSSSSGVLGEDVVSFGNQSDLAPQRAVFGCENVETGDLYSQHADGIMGLGRGELSIMDQLVEKKVVSDSFSLCYGGMDVGGGAMVLGGMSSPADMVFTHSDRHRSPYYNINLKEIHVAGKRLPLNTKVFNGKHGTVLDSGTTYAYLPQFAFLAFKHAIMKEAKSLKRIPGPDPNYNDICFSGAGIDVSQLSNKFPAVDMVFDSGHKLSLSPENYLFRHSKVRGAYCLGVFPNENDLTTLLGGIIVRNTLVMYDREHSKIGFWKTNCSELWQRLHISDAPPPVPPNVKGTNSSNSTSLEPSVAPSATLYNLHQDELQIAQITIVISFNISYLDMKPFITELAGLIAHELDVNASQVHLMNFTSFGNGSLSQWVITPRTYADYISNTTAMSIIAQLSEHGIRLPETFGNYKLLSWNVEPPQKRSWLQQYYLVVALAVMLTLLLLVAVLGIFLILKNREEIVHSYKPVDVVVPEQELQPL from the exons ATGGCGCGAGCTTGGACTCTGTTCACTCTGATTCTATGGGTGGCAGAGTTGGTTCTTTGGGGAGATGGAAGCGATGTGTTACTGCTGCAAACTGCAGAGAAGGGCTCTCCTCCTGCCATGATTCTCCCTCTCCATCTCTCTGCTCCTAATTCTTCCAACTTCAACTTTAATCATCATCGCCAACTTCGAGGATCCCACCCTAACGCTCGCATGAGACTCCACGACGATCTCCTCCGAAACGG GTACTATACCACGCGGCTATGGATCGGTACTCCGCCGCAGAGGTTTGCTCTTATTGTGGATACGGGGAGTACTGTTACTTATGTTCCTTGCTCTACTTGCCAACACTGTGGTACGCACCAG GATCCAAGTTTCCAGCCAGACTTGTCAAAAACCTATCATCCTGTCAAATGCACCTCGCGATGTAACTGTGATAATAAGAAGAATCAGTGCACATATGAGAGACGGTATGCTGAAATGAGTAGTAGTAGCGGGGTCCTGGGTGAGGATGTCGTATCCTTTGGAAATCAGAGTGACCTTGCCCCACAGCGTGCTGTTTTTGGCTGTGAAAACGTTGAGACTGGTGATCTGTACAGTCAGCATGCTGATGGCATCATGGGTTTGGGCCGCGGTGAATTAAGTATCATGGATCAACTGGTTGAAAAAAAAGTAGTAAGTGACTCGTTCTCACTTTGCTATGGTGGAATGGATGTTGGTGGAGGTGCAATGGTTCTTGGTGGCATGTCTTCCCCAGCAGACATGGTTTTTACACATTCAGATCGTCATCGAAG TCCATATTATAATATCAATCTGAAGGAGATACATGTTGCGGGGAAAAGATTGCCTCTAAACACAAAGGTGTTCAATGGAAAACATGGAACTGTCTTGGATAGTGGCACAACTTATGCATACCTACCACAATTTGCATTTCTCGCTTTTAAACATGCC ATTATGAAGGAAGCCAAGTCTTTGAAGCGAATCCCTGGTCCAGATCCAAATTACAATGATATATGTTTCTCTGGTGCTGGGAT TGATGTCTCTCAACTCTCTAATAAATTTCCAGCTGTTGACATGGTATTTGATAGCGGTCACAAATTGTCACTGTCACCTGAAAATTACTTGTTCCGG CATTCAAAGGTGCGAGGTGCATATTGTCTTGGGGTTTTCCCAAATGAAAATGATCTAACTACCCTCTTAGGAG gtaTCATTGTCCGTAACACACTTGTAATGTATGATCGTGAGCATTCAAAAATTGGTTTCTGGAAAACTAATTGTTCTGAGTTATGGCAAAGACTACACATATCAGATGCCCCACCACCTGTGCCTCCAAATGTTAAAGGAACAAACTCATCCAATTCCACTTCACTAGagccttcagttgctccatctGCAACACTGTATAATTTACATCAAG ATGAACTCCAAATTGCTCAAATTACAATTGTAATTTCATTTAACATTAGCTACTTGGATATGAAGCCTTTCATTACTGAATTGGCCGGACTCATAGCTCATGAGCTGGATGTTAATGCTTCACAG GTTCACTTAATGAATTTTACTTCTTTTGGAAATGGTTCTCTCTCTCAATGGGTCATAACCCCAAGGACATATGCTGATTACATTTCTAACACCACAGCAATG AGTATAATTGCCCAGCTTTCTGAACATGGAATACGCCTTCCTGAGACATTTGGAAATTATAAGTTACTTAGTTGGAATGTTGAGCCTCCACAAAAACG GAGTTGGTTGCAACAATATTATTTGGTTGTGGCTCTGGCTGTTATGCTTACATTGCTTCTACTGGTAGCAGTCTTAGGAATATtcttaattttgaaaaacagagaggAAATTGTGCACTCGTACAAGCCGGTTGATGTGGTTGTGCCAGAGCAGGAACTTCAGCCATTATGA
- the LOC107487698 gene encoding FRIGIDA-like protein 3, with protein MNMPDMEQAGEDVQSLMGQLAQAFIELEARKEASETKIQWDEIKQHFQELEVTMNRKLEEIEAKEKEYEQKELEMNALLAEREAEVASREQDLLDRVQDLKDAAVSAIVEARANHQTATLESVENGENKENKVSSSIGDANSPEEDFPHKSGENTDGVATEIRPRPELTQFCEHMDAKGLLNYVLENEHNLSVIREDICIALEHATEPARLVLDSLEGFYPTNETTEPKDKMDDALQGMRKSCIIIMEAMANLLAKADPGADHLLNPETKQQAKAIADEWRSKLASADVDAANGNSLEAEAFLQLLSTFRIASEFAEEQLCKLLQAAAQCRQAPELCRSIGLTHKVPAIVDLLINEGTQIAAVHFIHSFQLEEAFPTVPLLKVYLKNLRRNSQVRAGNVGDIAIAKNDANARELAGLKTVINCIKEYNLEADYPLDSLLKRVGQLEKSKNPDRKRSGDFNKRPPSKKPRMNSGYHRSSGGSAAPAGVMVRQHPPVRAAAYAGIPDRYPPAGTAMYNYQVPGQAMYAQPSKSHASRHVLFLLTSFGNSKEFSMCGRKFRI; from the exons ATGAATATGCCTGACATGGAGCAAGCTGGGGAAGACGTGCAGTCTCTGATGGGGCAGCTTGCTCAGGCATTTATTGAATTAGAAGCACGGAAGGAGGCTTCAGAGACTAAAATCCAGTGGGATGAAATTAAGCAACATTTCCAAGAGCTTGAGGTGACAATGAATAGGAAGCTTGAAGAGATTGAAGCCAAGGAGAAGGAGTACGAACAGAAAGAATTAGAAATGAATGCATTACTTGCTGAGAGAGAGGCAGAGGTTGCTTCTAGAGAGCAGGACCTCCTGGATCGGGTTCAAGATCTTAAAGATGCCGCTGTTTCTGCCATTGTGGAGGCTCGTGCAAATCACCAGACTGCGACTTTGGAGTCTGTAGAAAATGGGGAGAACAAAGAAAACAAGGTAAGCAGCTCTATTGGTGATGCTAATTCCCCAGAGGAAGACTTTCCTCATAAATCAGGTGAAAATACTGATGGCGTGGCTACTGAGATTAGGCCGCGTCCAGAGCTAACTCAGTTTTGTGAGCATATGGATGCAAAAGGTCTTCTGAATTATGTTCTGGAGAACGAACATAATCTCTCTGTTATTCGTGAAGATATCTGTATTGCATTAGAGCATGCTACTGAACCAGCACGTTTGGTGCTGGATTCACTAGAGGGGTTTTACCCCACCAATGAAACTACCGAACCAAAAGATAAAATGGATGATGCCCTTCAGGGCATGCGCAAATCCTGTATTATAATTATGGAAGCCATGGCCAATTTATTGGCAAAGGCTGACCCAGGTGCAGACCACCTTCTGAACCCTGAAACTAAGCAGCAAGCCAAGGCAATTGCTGATGAGTGGAGGTCCAAGTTAGCTAGCGCAGACGTTGATGCTGCCAATGGAAATTCATTGGAAGCAGAGGCTTTTCTGCAGCTTCTTTCAACTTTTAGGATTGCTTCAGAGTTTGCTGAAGAACAACTCTGCAAGCTTTTACAAGCTGCTGCTCAGTGCAGGCAGGCACCTGAGCTCTGCCGATCTATTGGGTTAACTCACAAAGTGCCAG CTATTGTAGACTTATTGATAAATGAAGGGACACAAATTGCTGCTGTACATTTTATTCACTCCTTCCAGCTTGAAGAAGCATTCCCGACTGTGCCTCTTCTGAAGGTATATCTCAAGAACTTGAGGAGAAACTCACAAGTCCGGGCTGGAAATGTGGGTGATATTGCAATTGCTAAG AATGATGCCAATGCAAGAGAGTTGGCTGGACTGAAGACAGTGATCAATTGTATCAAAGAATACAATCTTGAAGCTGACTACCCACTTGATTCCCTTCTGAAAAGGGTTGGTCAACTAGAGAAGTCAAAGAATCCGGATAGAAAGAGAAGTGGAGACTTTAACAAGCGTCCTCCATCAAAGAAGCCGAGGATGAATTCAGGTTATCATCGTTCATCTGGGGGTAGCGCTGCTCCGGCCGGTGTTATGGTTAGGCAACATCCACCAGTTAGGGCAGCTGCATATGCAGGGATTCCAGATAGGTATCCTCCTGCTGGTACTGCTATGTATAATTATCAAGTTCCTGGCCAAGCTATGTACGCTCAACCATCCAAAAGCCATGCTTCTAGGCATGTTTTGTTCCTGTTAACTTCATTTGGAAATTCGAAAGAATTTAGTATGTGTGGGAGGAAGTTTCGCATTTGA
- the LOC107487699 gene encoding metal transporter Nramp3, with the protein MPPQQPLLEPEEDTAYDSSEKVVVAVGVEDEYGDDVEAPPFSWKKLWLFTGPGFLMSIAFLDPGNLEGDLQSGAIAGYSLLWLLMWATLMGLLIQLLSARLGVATGRHLAELCREEYPPWARIVLWLMTELALIGSDIQEVIGSAIAIRILSNGFVPLWAGVVITALDCFIFLFLENYGVRKLEAFFAVLIGIMALSFAWMFGEAKPNGVDVLLGVLVPKLSSRTIKQAVGVVGCIIMPHNVFLHSALVQSRQIDQSKKGRVQEALNYYSIESTLALAVSFIINIFVTTVFAKGFYGTEIADSIGLVNAGTYLQEKYGGGLFPILYIWGIGLLAAGQSSTITGTYAGQFIMGGFLNLRLKKWVRALITRCCAIIPTMIVALIFDTSEESLDILNEWLNVLQSVQIPFALIPLLCLVSKEQIMGTFRIGPVLKIFSWLVAALVIVINGYLLLDFFSSEVNGAVFAVVVCALTAAYVAFVIYLIARAVSFSPWQSLDRSKGTSTEN; encoded by the exons ATGCCACCCCAACAACCCCTCCTGGAGCCAGAAGAGGACACGGCCTACGACTCCTCCGAGAAGGTGGTGGTGGCGGTGGGAGTGGAGGATGAGTACGGCGATGACGTGGAGGCGCCGCCCTTCTCGTGGAAGAAACTGTGGCTGTTCACTGGGCCGGGGTTCTTGATGAGCATAGCGTTTCTTGACCCAGGGAACTTGGAGGGGGATCTTCAGTCGGGTGCGATTGCAGGCTACTCGCTGCTCTGGCTGCTCATGTGGGCCACGCTAATGGGCCTTCTGATTCAGCTGCTTTCGGCCAGGCTCGGGGTGGCCACAGGGCGGCACCTGGCTGAGCTGTGCAGGGAGGAGTACCCGCCATGGGCCAGGATTGTGTTGTGGCTCATGACTGAGTTGGCTCTTATTGGCTCCGACATACAAGAGGTTATTGGCAGCGCTATTGCTATCCGGATTCTCAGTAACGGATTTGTTCCTCTATGGGCTGGTGTCGTCATTACTGCTCTTGATTG ttttatttttctatttctcgaGAACTATGGTGTGAGGAAATTGGAGGCATTTTTTGCTGTTCTGATTGGCATAATGGCGCTCTCATTTGCATGGATGTTCGGTGAAGCAAAACCCAATGGGGTTGATGTTCTTCTTG GTGTTTTGGTTCCTAAACTTAGCTCCAGAACTATAAAGCAAGCTGTTGGAGTTGTTGGTTGCATCATTATGCCTCACAACGTGTTCTTGCATTCCGCTCTCGTTCAGTCAAGGCAGATTGATCAAAGCAAGAAAGGCCGCGTTCAAGAAGCTCTTAATTACTACTCCATAGAGTCCACCTTGGCCCTTGCAGTCTCTTTCATCATCAATATTTTCGTCACGACTGTGTTTGCCAAGGGCTTTTACGGTACTGAAATAGCCGATAGTATTGGTCTTGTAAATGCAGGGACTTATCTTCAGGAGAAATATGGGGGTGGATTATTCCCAATCCTATATATATGGGGCATTGGTTTGTTAGCAGCAGGGCAAAGTAGCACTATAACTGGTACATATGCTGGGCAATTCATCATGGGAGGTTTTCTCAATTTAAGGCTGAAGAAATGGGTGAGGGCGTTAATTACCCGATGCTGCGCAATCATCCCAACCATGATAGTCGCTCTTATCTTTGATACCTCGGAGGAATCTTTAGATATCCTGAATGAATGGCTTAATGTTCTTCAGTCAGTTCAAATCCCATTTGCTCTTATTCCCTTGCTTTGCTTGGTGTCCAAGGAACAGATAATGGGCACTTTCAGAATTGGTCCTGTCCTCAag ATTTTTTCTTGGCTGGTCGCTGCTCTGGTGATAGTGATCAATGGCTATCTTTTGCTAGACTTCTTCTCCTCTGAAGTGAATGGAGCAGTGTTTGCCGTTGTAGTGTGTGCACTAACAGCTGCTTATGTTGCATTTGTAATATACCTTATTGCGCGTGCTGTTTCCTTTTCGCCTTGGCAAAGTTTAGATCGATCAAAGGGAACTAGCACAGAGAACTGA
- the LOC107487678 gene encoding uncharacterized protein LOC107487678: protein MATSISSDHRQLDYHVICARIFPLVRADASVSIKVLQEATEATYGFKPSYRKVWLAKQKAVAQIYGDWEESYADLPRWILGVTLTMDGSVALLKTSPVRVGDQVDEERVYFHRMFWTFPPCVEAFRHCKPLVSIDGTHLYGKYGGTLLLAIAQDGNSNILPVAFALVEGENAESWSYFLSNLRRHVTPQEGILLISDRHNGIKAALESPDSGWRPPHAYRAFCIRHVAANFALTFKGQDVRRWLVNAAYAKTEAEFDYWFDIMRSENPAMCDWANRMDYEMWTQHKDGGRRYGHMTTNIFECVNSVLKGTRNLPVTSLVKSTYLRLAELFVVRGQTAEAQLGSGQRYSQALMRAIERNLKDARCFTVTVFDRHLLDYTVAETTPTGRFSLGCYRVSLRDRTCDCGHFQALHYPCCHAIACCAQSRLDWATFVDEVYSMSEVFKVYQMSFAPCIPEGLWPPYDGLIVIPDPNMRRARE from the coding sequence ATGGCCACATCGATTTCGAGCGACCACAGGCAGCTTGATTATCATGTGATTTGTGCAAGAATCTTTCCATTGGTTAGAGCTGATGCGTCGGTATCGATTAAGGTGTTGCAAGAGGCAACAGAGGCAACATATGGTTTCAAGCCAAGTTATCGGAAAGTGtggttggcaaagcagaagGCAGTAGCACAGATCTACGGCGATTGGGAGGAGTCATATGCGGATCTGCCCCGATGGATCCTTGGGGTCACGTTAACCATGGACGGTTCCGTTGCTTTGCTGAAGACCTCCCCGGTTAGAGTGGGTGACCAGGTTGATGAAGAAAGAGTCTACTTTCATCGCATGTTTTGGACATTCCCTCCATGTGTTGAGGCATTCCGCCACTGTAAGCCACTCGTCAGCATCGATGGGACACACTTGTATGGTAAGTACGGAGGGACGTTGTTGTTGGCGATTGCTCAGGATGGGAATTCGAATATTTTGCCTGTTGCGTTTGCACTAGTGGAGGGGGAAAATGCTGAGTCTTGGTCATATTTTCTGTCCAATCTTAGAAGACATGTTACTCCACAGGAAGGTATTCTCCTCATCTCCGACAGACACAACGGCATCAAGGCTGCGCTGGAGTCACCCGATAGTGGTTGGCGACCTCCGCATGCTTATAGGGCATTTTGCATTCGGCATGTTGCTGCAAATTTTGCCCTTACCTTCAAGGGGCAGGATGTTAGAAGGTGGCTGGTTAACGCCGCTTATGCTAAGACGGAAGCCGAATTTGACTATTGGTTTGATATAATGAGGTCAGAGAACCCAGCCATGTGTGATTGGGCAAACAGGATGGATTATGAGATGTGGACACAGCACAAAGATGGGGGCAGACGATATGGTCACATGACGACCAACATTTTTGAGTGTGTCAACTCTGTTTTGAAGGGCACAAGAAATCTACCAGTGACGTCCTTGGTTAAGTCCACCTATCTTCGCCTTGCTGAGTTGTTCGTTGTCCGGGGGCAGACGGCAGAGGCACAGTTAGGATCCGGTCAAAGGTATTCGCAGGCACTTATGAGGGCAATTGAGCGTAACTTGAAGGATGCGAGGTGCTTCACTGTGACTGTTTTTGATAGGCACCTACTTGATTACACGGTGGCTGAGACTACCCCCACAGGCAGATTCTCGCTTGGTTGCTACAGAGTTTCCCTAAGGGATCGTACTTGTGACTGTGGTCATTTCCAGGCACTGCACTACCCGTGTTGCCATGCCATCGCATGCTGTGCGCAGTCACGGCTAGATTGGGCAACATTTGTTGATGAAGTTTACAGCATGTCTGAGGTGTTTAAGGTCTATCAAATGTCTTTTGCACCATGTATACCTGAGGGGCTTTGGCCCCCGTATGACGGTCTGATCGTTATACCCGACCCAAATATGAGAAGAGCAAGAGAATGA
- the LOC107487679 gene encoding uncharacterized protein LOC107487679 — translation MAGEDSFVALVHCSGKIQKSRRHGVKFTDREPVSIFIRSSSTLAEIKLSILQKLGTCGTKQVKKLFYKIPITVVSTGVRFETFVIGSDEDLQVLFHCRRSFPEVRIPEMFAKLEDRVDSSGASAPGPQSTTGGGASTSLPLVHAVVLPPEPERAEVEFEVGPDRVENALCDDDSDEEPLDIGGDSEDDIPIAAAHGGSGSATQEYPPHLSSLNLEALGQHQNVEQHSMDRSKEEAVLSVKDYSIRRGVEYRVMESDSLKYQGRCKEFGNGCTWLIRIVMRKRKST, via the exons ATGGCTGGGGAGGATAGTTTTGTGGCTCTGGTCCATTGCTCTGGAAAAATTCAAAAGAGCAGACGCCACGGTGTGAAATTCACAGATAGAGAACCGGTTAGTATTTTTATTCGATCTTCAAGTACATTGGCAGAGATTAAGCTCAGCATACTACAGAAGCTCGGTACCTGTGGTACGAAGCAGGTTAAAAAGTTGTTTTACAAGATTCCCATTACTGTTGTGTCAACCGGCGTGCGGTTTGAGACCTTTGTGATTGGGTCGGATGAAGACCTGCAGGTCTTGTTTCACTGCAGGCGTAGTTTTCCGGAGGTGAGGATACCTGAGATGTTTGCGAAGTTGGAAGATCGTGTGGATAGCTCTGGGGCATCAGCACCGGGTCCTCAGTCGACCACAGGGGGCGGTGCATCGACATCACTGCCTTTGGTTCACGCGGTAGTTCTACCTCCCGAGCCAGAACGTGCTGAGGTTGAGTTTGAGGTTGGACCGGATCGAGTTGAGAATGCGCTTTGTGATGATGATTCCGATGAGGAGCCACTCGATATTGGTGGGGACAGTGAAGATGATATACCAATAGCTGCAGCCCATGGAGGTTCCGGTTCTGCAACACAAGAGTACCCTCCGCACCTGTCGTCTTTGAACTTGGAGGCCCTTGGTCAGCACCAGAATGTTGAGCAACATTCGATGGACAGG AGTAAGGAGGAAGCTGTGCTGAGCGTGAAAGATTACAGCATTCGGCGTGGAGTTGAGTACAGGGTTATGGAGTCAGACAGTCTAAAATACCAAGGGAGATGCAAGGAGTTCGGTAACGGATGCACGTGGTTGATCCGGATAGTAATGCGAAAAAGGAAGAGCACATGA